The following DNA comes from Salifodinibacter halophilus.
GTCCATGCCCAGCTCGTGCGCGATCTCGCCCAGCGGCCGGCCGCGGCCGCCGGTGCGGCGCAGGATCGAGTACTGGTTGAGGTTGACGCCGGCCGGCGCCAGCGCCTGGTCGTAGCGCTGGCTCATCAGCCGCGACAGTTTGCGCATGCGGAAGCAGGTG
Coding sequences within:
- a CDS encoding winged helix-turn-helix transcriptional regulator, whose amino-acid sequence is TCFRMRKLSRLMSQRYDQALAPAGVNLNQYSILRRTGGRGRPLGEIAHELGMDRSTLSRDLKPLSAAGWVESAPGEDARQRLLRITAAG